A window of Argopecten irradians isolate NY chromosome 1, Ai_NY, whole genome shotgun sequence contains these coding sequences:
- the LOC138307994 gene encoding uncharacterized protein isoform X1 translates to MSRSGQRRTSRQNSVRSQNRNYYYSDGFTDDERRYVIRDDVLTDKEAWVEDYVYGRSRESTRRPQSALVKSGGYHTQSPGLVEVGRYEKDGKIFCDYRMSDENYSEPVIVRRKPVPPPPKKVRHVGVQMTTNYTAPPPRKIPTRDAYTQTRVPTRQAYTQSRPQKTPKPKEPSPIVVIPPPSPPRTPTPPSPKIEEPQYIYVPKARPKPIVVHTEPTGRPGYLVSEGGRSLTRNLPLRVIEYDNRRSLKDKYIYVRPRSAIGRSKPVFVPMGYEMYMERPYKIPDYPR, encoded by the exons ATGTCTCGAAGTGGACAACGACGGACTTCTAGGCAAAATAGTGTCCGGTCACAAAACCGGAACTATTACTACTCGGACGGATTTACGGACGATGAACGCCGTTACGTCATTCGTGATGACGTTCTGACCGATAAAGAGGCTTGGGTTGAGGATTACGTGTATGGACGGTCACGTGAAAGTACGCGCAGACCACAATCTGCCTTGGTCAAGTCCGGAGGGTATCATACCCAATCTCCAGGGCTTGTTGAGGTGGGACGGTATGAAAAGGACGGAAAGATTTTCTGTGATTATCGAATGTCGGACGAAAATTATTCTGAGCCAGTTATTGTGAGGCGAAAACCCGTTCCACCTCCACCTAAGAAGGTCCGACATGTTGGGGTACAGATGACGACAAATTACACAGCCCCACCCCCAAGGAAGATTCCGACTAGGGATGCGTATACACAAACCAGAGTACCCACGCGTCAAGCCTACACTCAGAGTAGACCCCAGAAGACTCCGAAACCCAAGGAACCGTCCCCTATCGTGGTGATTCCTCCTCCATCTCCACCACGGACACCAACACCCCCATCCCCAAAAATAGAG GAGCCGCAGTACATATACGTCCCCAAAGCCCGCCCTAAACCGATCGTCGTCCACACAGAACCGACCGGGCGTCCGGGATACCTGGTGTCCGAGGGAGGGAGATCACTGACCAGGAACTTACCCCTCAGGGTCATCGAGTACGACAATAGAAGAAGTCTGAAAGACAAGTATATTTACGTACGACCAAGGAGTGCGATCGGACGCAGTAAACCCGTTTTTGTACCGATGGGGTACGAAATGTATATGGAACGGCCTTATAAGATACCCGATTATCCAAGATGa
- the LOC138307973 gene encoding serine/arginine repetitive matrix protein 1-like, with amino-acid sequence MSLRDHRSSSRRREKRSVSDDSDEEGRVLVRRRPASATDIRLPGYRQYSGNEKEQKKIHRKEKKLTRNTREERTLEYVMSSGQYRDGRPATRLAYQSDGEENYDSETGSESTMRRMKEEMRYYATQNNRAASDIDRRIVYYNARNHGRPMSDVGTQLVQYARQDSTRDQRRVGRPGSAYSEQVMRTRDGDRLVEVETREDGNKIYMNYRLKEEAKPPPAPVRHLRHVGVQMTTKYVAEQPPPVKTRNSGTQTPAPAPPPKPKPSPPIKREIIIPVTPPPPSPPPPLEVMEPVPAVTPKAKSVMVRVGGGWMKVEHHRNHHIPLKVYEHKRRTSVDDNKYLFIKSRFARKKKQVPIAYKMYRERLVRTN; translated from the exons ATGTCTCTCCGAGACCATCGTTCGTCCTCGCGGAGACGAGAAAAGCGGAGTGTATCAGACGATTCTGACGAAGAAGGTCGTGTTTTAGTGAGACGTCGACCGGCGTCGGCGACGGACATTCGCCTACCAGGTTATCGTCAATACTCAGGCAACGAAAAGGAACAGAAAAAGATTCACCGAAAGGAGAAAAAACTCACTCGGAATACTCGAGAGGAACGAACCCTCGAATATGTAATGAGCAGCGGACAGTATAGGGACGGCCGACCGGCGACGCGGTTAGCCTACCAAAGCGACGGAGAGGAAAACTATGATAGCGAAACCGGAAGTGAAAGTACCATGCGCCGTATGAAGGAAGAAATGCGCTACTACGCAACACAAAATAACCGAGCTGCGTCGGATATTGACCGACGCATTGTGTACTACAATGCACGTAATCATGGTCGCCCGATGTCGGACGTCGGCACACAACTTGTGCAGTACGCCAGACAGGACAGTACGCGAGACCAACGACGCGTCGGCAGGCCTGGGTCGGCATACAGTGAACAGGTGATGCGTACCCGTGATGGAGATCGCCTGGTCGAAGTCGAGACACGAGAAGACGGCAACAAAATTTACATGAATTATCGTCTAAAAGAGGAGGCTAAGCCCCCACCGGCCCCAGTTAGACACCTTCGACACGTAGGGGTACAAATGACCACCAAGTACGTCGCTGAGCAGCCGCCTCCGGTCAAAACTAGGAATTCCGGTACACAAACTCCTGCACCAGCACCACCGCCAAAACCAAAACCTTCACCTCCAATAAAGAGAGAGATTATAATACCAGTAACACCTCCCCCACCCTCACCACCTCCTCCCCTGGAAGTCATGGAGCCTGTACCCGCAGTG ACACCCAAGGCGAAGTCTGTGATGGTCCGTGTAGGGGGAGGCTGGATGAAGGTGGAGCATCACAGGAACCACCATATACCCCTCAAGGTCTACGAACACAAGAGGCGCACCAGCGTGGACGACAACAAATATCTCTTCATCAAGTCCCGCTTCGCTAGGAAGAAGAAACAAGTACCAATAGCTTATAAAATGTATAGAGAAAGATTGGTGCGGACGAACTAG